The following coding sequences lie in one Desmodus rotundus isolate HL8 chromosome 1, HLdesRot8A.1, whole genome shotgun sequence genomic window:
- the ASB6 gene encoding ankyrin repeat and SOCS box protein 6 isoform X2, with translation MPFLHGFRRIIFEYQPLVDAILSSLGIQDPERQEPLDGPSYVPSEEGRLLVLTELLERKAHSPFYQEGVSNALLKMAELGLTQAADVLLRHGANLNFEDPVTYYTALHIAVLRNQPDMVELLVRHGADINRRDRERLPCSTLWPAATGCRSTTPRTSACCWKEGQMSRQPPKTGTPCSPASSSCSVRRWEGTKRRPR, from the exons ATGCCGTTCCTGCATGGCTTCCGAAGAATCATCTTCGAGTACCAGCCGCTGGTCGATGCGATTCTGAGCTCCCTGGGGATCCAGGACCCCGAGCGGCAGGAGCCCCTGGACGG GCCCAGTTATGTCCCCAGTGAGGAGGGCCGACTCCTTGTTCTCACTGAGCTTCTGGAGAGAAAGGCCCACTCTCCATTCTACCAAGAAGGCGTGAGTAATGCCCTGCTGAAGATGGCTGAGCTGGGGCTGACCCAGGCAGCCGATGTTCTCCTGCGGCATGGGGCCAACCTCAACTTTGAAG ACCCAGTCACCTACTACACGGCCCTGCACATCGCTGTCCTGCGCAACCAGCCCGACATGGTGGAGCTGCTGGTGCGCCACGGGGCTGACATCAACCGGAGGGACCGG GAAAGACTGCCCTGCTCCACGCTCTGGCCAGCAGCGACGGGGTGCAGGTCCACAACACCGAGAACATCCGCCTGCTGCTGGAAGGAG GGGCAGATGTCAAGGCAACCACCAAAGACGGGGACACCGTGTTCACCTGCATCATCTTCCTGCTCGGTGAGACGGTGGGAGGGGACAAAGAGGAGGCCCAGATGA
- the ASB6 gene encoding ankyrin repeat and SOCS box protein 6 isoform X1: MPFLHGFRRIIFEYQPLVDAILSSLGIQDPERQEPLDGPSYVPSEEGRLLVLTELLERKAHSPFYQEGVSNALLKMAELGLTQAADVLLRHGANLNFEDPVTYYTALHIAVLRNQPDMVELLVRHGADINRRDRIHESSPLDLASEEPERLPCLQRLLDLGADVNAADKHGKTALLHALASSDGVQVHNTENIRLLLEGGADVKATTKDGDTVFTCIIFLLGETVGGDKEEAQMINRFCFQVTQLLLAHGADPSECPAHESLTHICLKSFKVHFPLLRFLLESGAAYNCSLHGASCWSGFHIVFDRLCSHPGCAEDESHMDLLRKAETVLDLMVTNSQKLQLPENFDIHPVGSLAEKIQALHFSLRQLESYPPPLKHLCRVYIRLYLQPWPVDAKVKALPLPDRLKWYLLSEHSSPVEDDI; encoded by the exons ATGCCGTTCCTGCATGGCTTCCGAAGAATCATCTTCGAGTACCAGCCGCTGGTCGATGCGATTCTGAGCTCCCTGGGGATCCAGGACCCCGAGCGGCAGGAGCCCCTGGACGG GCCCAGTTATGTCCCCAGTGAGGAGGGCCGACTCCTTGTTCTCACTGAGCTTCTGGAGAGAAAGGCCCACTCTCCATTCTACCAAGAAGGCGTGAGTAATGCCCTGCTGAAGATGGCTGAGCTGGGGCTGACCCAGGCAGCCGATGTTCTCCTGCGGCATGGGGCCAACCTCAACTTTGAAG ACCCAGTCACCTACTACACGGCCCTGCACATCGCTGTCCTGCGCAACCAGCCCGACATGGTGGAGCTGCTGGTGCGCCACGGGGCTGACATCAACCGGAGGGACCGG ATCCACGAGAGCAGCCCCCTGGACCTGGCCAGCGAGGAGCCAGAGCGCCTGCCCTGCCTGCAGCGCCTTCTGGACCTTGGGGCAGATGTCAACGCAGCCGACAAGCATG GAAAGACTGCCCTGCTCCACGCTCTGGCCAGCAGCGACGGGGTGCAGGTCCACAACACCGAGAACATCCGCCTGCTGCTGGAAGGAG GGGCAGATGTCAAGGCAACCACCAAAGACGGGGACACCGTGTTCACCTGCATCATCTTCCTGCTCGGTGAGACGGTGGGAGGGGACAAAGAGGAGGCCCAGATGATCAACCGCTTCTGcttccaagtcacacagctgctacTGGCCCACGGGGCCGACCCCAGCGAGTGCCCAGCCCACGAGTCCCTCACACACATCTGCCTCAAGAGCTTTAAAGTGCACTTCCCCCTGCTGCGCTTCCTGCTGGAGTCGGGGGCCGCCTACAACTGCTCCCTGCACGGCGCGTCCTGCTGGTCCGGCTTCCACATCGTCTTCGACCGCCTCTGCTCCCACCCCGGTTGTGCGGAAGACGAGAGCCACATGGACCTCCTGCGAAAAGCCGAGACCGTCCTGGACCTCATGGTGACGAATTCCCAAAAGCTCCAGCTGCCCGAGAACTTCGACATCCATCCTGTGGGCAGCCTGGCAGAAAAGATCCAGGCCCTTCACTTCTCCCTGAGGCAGCTGGAGAGCTACCCCCCTCCCCTCAAGCACCTGTGTCGCGTGTACATCCGTCTCTACCTCCAGCCGTGGCCCGTGGATGCGAAGGTCAAAGCCCTCCCTCTGCCTGACAGGCTGAAGTGGTACCTCCTCAGCGAGCACAGCAGCCCCGTCGAAGATGACATCTGA
- the NTMT1 gene encoding N-terminal Xaa-Pro-Lys N-methyltransferase 1 isoform X1, which translates to MSRHILPAEEQEFTEAPLLSLCPSRDEARDSMTSEVIEDEKQFYSKAEIYWKEVPPTVDGMLGGYGHISSVDINSSRKFLQRFLREGPNKTGTSCALDCGAGIGRITKRLLLPLFRVVDMVDVTEDFLVKAKTYLGEEGKRVRNYFCCGLQDFSPEPDSYDVIWIQWVTGHLTDQHLAEFLRRCKRGLRPNGVIVIKDNMAQEGVILDDVDSSVCRDLQVVHRIIRSAGLSLLAQERQENLPDEIYHVYSLALR; encoded by the exons ATGAGCAGACACATCCTACCTGCTGAGGAACAGGAATTCACT GAAGCACCACTGCTGAGTTTGTGTCCGAGCAGAGACGAGGCCAGGGACAGCATGACAAGCGAGGTGATAGAAGACGAGAAACAATTCTATTCGAAGGCCGAAATCTACTGGAAAGAAGTCCCACCGACGGTGGACGGCATGCTCGGGGGCTACGGCCACATCTCCAGTGTCGACATCAACAGCTCCCGGAAGTTCCTGCAGAGGTTTCTGAGG GAAGGGCCGAACAAGACGGGGACCTCCTGCGCCCTGGACTGCGGCGCCGGCATTGGAAGGATCACGAAGCGGCTGCTTCTGCCCCTCTTCCGGGTGGTGGACATGGTGGACGTGACAGAAGACTTTCTGGTTAAAGCGAAGACCTACCTGGGTGAGGAGGGCAAGAGGGTGAGGAACTACTTCTGCTGCGGCCTCCAGGACTTCAGCCCCGAGCCCGACTCCTACGATGTCATCTGGATCCAGTGGGTGACAG gCCACCTGACCGATCAGCACCTGGCCGAGTTCCTGCGGCGCTGCAAGCGGGGCCTGCGCCCCAACGGCGTCATCGTCATCAAGGACAACATGGCCCAGGAAGGCGTGATCCTGGACGACGTGGACAGCAGCGTGTGCCGGGACCTCCAGGTGGTGCACAGGATCATCCGCAGCGCAGGCCTCAGCCTCCTGGCCCAGGAGCGGCAAGAGAACCTGCCGGACGAGATCTACCACGTGTACAGCCTAGCCCTGAGATGA
- the NTMT1 gene encoding N-terminal Xaa-Pro-Lys N-methyltransferase 1 isoform X2, which translates to MTSEVIEDEKQFYSKAEIYWKEVPPTVDGMLGGYGHISSVDINSSRKFLQRFLREGPNKTGTSCALDCGAGIGRITKRLLLPLFRVVDMVDVTEDFLVKAKTYLGEEGKRVRNYFCCGLQDFSPEPDSYDVIWIQWVTGHLTDQHLAEFLRRCKRGLRPNGVIVIKDNMAQEGVILDDVDSSVCRDLQVVHRIIRSAGLSLLAQERQENLPDEIYHVYSLALR; encoded by the exons ATGACAAGCGAGGTGATAGAAGACGAGAAACAATTCTATTCGAAGGCCGAAATCTACTGGAAAGAAGTCCCACCGACGGTGGACGGCATGCTCGGGGGCTACGGCCACATCTCCAGTGTCGACATCAACAGCTCCCGGAAGTTCCTGCAGAGGTTTCTGAGG GAAGGGCCGAACAAGACGGGGACCTCCTGCGCCCTGGACTGCGGCGCCGGCATTGGAAGGATCACGAAGCGGCTGCTTCTGCCCCTCTTCCGGGTGGTGGACATGGTGGACGTGACAGAAGACTTTCTGGTTAAAGCGAAGACCTACCTGGGTGAGGAGGGCAAGAGGGTGAGGAACTACTTCTGCTGCGGCCTCCAGGACTTCAGCCCCGAGCCCGACTCCTACGATGTCATCTGGATCCAGTGGGTGACAG gCCACCTGACCGATCAGCACCTGGCCGAGTTCCTGCGGCGCTGCAAGCGGGGCCTGCGCCCCAACGGCGTCATCGTCATCAAGGACAACATGGCCCAGGAAGGCGTGATCCTGGACGACGTGGACAGCAGCGTGTGCCGGGACCTCCAGGTGGTGCACAGGATCATCCGCAGCGCAGGCCTCAGCCTCCTGGCCCAGGAGCGGCAAGAGAACCTGCCGGACGAGATCTACCACGTGTACAGCCTAGCCCTGAGATGA